A stretch of Orientia tsutsugamushi DNA encodes these proteins:
- a CDS encoding TraB/VirB10 family protein: MEQDNSDNNNTKEEDLELNDKLKAESGVRSNSKLSELTNIIRRKPVIALTFISITIMVVSYFLSESGKTKESIIFIENRESREAISGIEQAVDLRAKWTEEILNEVKTLKDRFDSVIDSRYLEITAQINNFNQKLEILENQPKQSLYNNDSDEFSSDLNHHILNSPHDNKTEQAPVVVKPYVNLRRARFEPKKNAENYVTSGSSARAVLLTGVVVGTGTNSSSSPEPIVLQLLDTAILYNKYKTDQIKNAILIGSCNGEMSSERAKCRIETLSVVNNQGDIIEKKVEGWLIGEDGRSGIKGIVVDKSSNIASMAALNGVFSSIAKFLQSKAIKPDMLPTLNLVTGGQQQEFQIGDALQSGAYAGASNAFDKLADFAIKRADSMSPVIVVASGRVIDVVFKKGFDLREHKKKPHNSTYSQSTNNEKVNLHNKFDQSQKLEEYYL, translated from the coding sequence GTGGAACAGGACAATTCAGACAATAATAATACAAAAGAAGAAGATTTAGAGCTAAATGATAAACTAAAGGCTGAATCTGGTGTTAGGTCTAATAGCAAGTTATCAGAATTAACAAATATCATTCGTAGAAAGCCAGTAATTGCCTTAACTTTTATAAGCATCACAATAATGGTTGTTTCATATTTTTTATCTGAAAGTGGTAAAACGAAAGAATCTATAATTTTTATTGAAAATCGTGAGTCAAGAGAAGCGATTTCTGGAATAGAACAAGCTGTAGATTTAAGAGCAAAATGGACAGAAGAAATACTTAATGAAGTCAAAACATTAAAAGATAGATTTGACAGTGTAATAGACAGCAGATATTTAGAAATTACAGCCCAAATTAATAATTTTAACCAAAAACTTGAGATATTGGAGAATCAGCCTAAGCAGAGTCTATATAATAATGATAGTGATGAATTTAGTTCTGATCTTAATCATCATATTTTAAATTCACCACATGATAACAAAACAGAGCAAGCTCCTGTAGTAGTAAAGCCTTATGTAAATCTTAGGAGAGCTAGATTTGAGCCAAAAAAAAATGCTGAGAACTATGTTACTAGCGGTAGTTCTGCTAGAGCTGTGCTACTTACTGGAGTCGTTGTAGGTACTGGAACAAACAGCTCTTCATCACCAGAACCAATTGTTCTGCAGTTGCTTGATACAGCAATTCTTTATAATAAATATAAAACTGATCAAATCAAAAATGCAATTTTAATTGGATCCTGTAACGGAGAGATGTCCTCAGAGAGAGCTAAATGTCGCATCGAAACTCTTTCAGTAGTCAATAACCAAGGAGATATTATCGAAAAAAAGGTGGAAGGCTGGTTGATAGGCGAAGACGGACGTTCTGGAATTAAAGGAATCGTGGTGGATAAATCGTCTAACATAGCAAGCATGGCTGCATTAAATGGAGTATTTAGCAGTATAGCTAAGTTTCTGCAATCTAAGGCTATTAAACCTGATATGCTACCAACTTTAAACTTAGTAACTGGAGGCCAACAACAAGAGTTTCAGATTGGAGATGCGCTTCAGTCTGGAGCTTACGCTGGAGCTAGCAATGCTTTTGATAAGCTAGCTGATTTTGCTATAAAACGAGCTGATTCTATGAGCCCAGTCATTGTTGTTGCCTCAGGTAGAGTCATCGATGTTGTATTTAAAAAAGGTTTTGACTTACGTGAGCACAAGAAGAAGCCACATAATTCAACTTATTCACAATCAACTAACAATGAAAAAGTTAATTTGCATAATAAATTCGATCAATCACAAAAGTTAGAGGAGTATTATTTATAA
- a CDS encoding reverse transcriptase/maturase family protein, whose translation MVISYFEDKIIESAVSKTLNSVFEPIFLKYSYGFHPKLNAHDALRELNRLTYNFNKVAIVEIDITKCFNTIKHCELMEFLRKKISDKKFLKLITKLVETPIIENGTIVTNKEGCCQGSIVSPML comes from the coding sequence TTGGTAATATCATACTTTGAAGATAAGATAATCGAGTCTGCAGTAAGCAAGACACTAAACTCTGTGTTTGAGCCAATATTCTTAAAGTATTCATATGGATTTCATCCTAAATTAAATGCACACGATGCTTTAAGGGAGTTAAATAGACTTACGTATAACTTCAATAAAGTGGCTATAGTAGAGATTGATATAACAAAGTGTTTCAATACAATTAAGCATTGCGAGTTGATGGAATTTCTAAGAAAGAAAATATCTGACAAGAAATTTCTAAAACTAATTACAAAACTGGTTGAAACACCAATCATAGAAAATGGTACTATAGTTACTAACAAAGAAGGTTGTTGTCAAGGCTCAATAGTTTCACCAATGTTATAG
- the traW gene encoding type-F conjugative transfer system protein TraW, which translates to MKHGAVISIGTFFALFAVAYQVSDIRANLLNADIGVEIKDYGTRGHVFPIIEESLLEVIMAKLNAASKSGLLNQMQLEFQEKVRQKIMRPVPVKNLSKATENKTRIYDSTYVQKDDIKTKNGIIIVRRGTKINPLEIINWGEPLILIDGDDEDQVAWAKSRPGKIVLVNGNPIELSNLLGRHVFFDQLGFLSMKFKIQAVPAIIEQENTVLKISEVSTY; encoded by the coding sequence ATGAAGCACGGAGCAGTAATTAGTATAGGTACATTCTTTGCTTTATTTGCCGTTGCTTATCAAGTAAGCGATATAAGAGCCAATTTATTAAATGCTGATATAGGTGTTGAGATTAAGGATTATGGGACTAGAGGGCATGTTTTTCCAATCATTGAGGAATCATTACTGGAGGTGATTATGGCTAAACTTAATGCTGCATCAAAAAGTGGTTTGTTGAATCAAATGCAGCTGGAATTTCAGGAAAAAGTTAGGCAAAAAATCATGAGACCAGTTCCAGTAAAAAATTTGAGTAAAGCTACTGAAAATAAAACGCGAATATATGATTCTACCTATGTTCAAAAGGATGACATTAAGACAAAAAATGGTATAATAATAGTAAGGAGAGGAACTAAAATAAATCCTTTAGAGATAATAAATTGGGGTGAACCACTAATATTAATTGATGGAGATGATGAAGATCAGGTCGCTTGGGCAAAATCAAGACCAGGAAAGATAGTGTTAGTTAATGGAAATCCTATTGAACTTAGCAATCTATTAGGCCGGCACGTATTCTTCGATCAATTGGGTTTTTTGAGTATGAAGTTTAAAATACAAGCTGTGCCAGCCATAATAGAGCAAGAAAACACTGTGCTTAAAATTAGCGAAGTAAGCACCTATTAA
- a CDS encoding sensor histidine kinase: protein MFDLATAKIRHLADDLLCGQNDFKEEEYKTTSLARIVNCVANLQDYCNRIVYSLRGQIELQNVHLKKFSIQKLLKDTISSLKEIAEDREISLSYNVQDNINDIVIGDSCLLQTILSQLISGAIRVNKSCQVDVIVRLFTSPYRKVNEKDRILRFIVRDNGKGISQEKLQEINAKFTDLHSIRDPEILDSSLGFTNYIVNKLSGKLEIKSEANKCTAITCDMPVQLFN from the coding sequence ATGTTTGATCTTGCTACTGCTAAAATCAGACATCTAGCAGATGATCTACTATGTGGGCAAAATGATTTCAAAGAAGAGGAATATAAAACTACTAGCTTAGCAAGAATAGTTAATTGTGTTGCTAACCTACAAGACTACTGTAACAGAATAGTTTACTCACTTAGAGGCCAAATTGAGCTTCAAAACGTACATTTAAAAAAATTTAGCATACAAAAACTATTGAAGGATACAATTAGTTCGCTGAAAGAAATTGCTGAAGATAGAGAAATATCGCTCAGTTACAATGTTCAGGACAATATAAATGATATTGTTATTGGAGATAGTTGTCTATTGCAAACTATACTTAGTCAATTAATAAGTGGAGCTATTAGAGTTAATAAAAGCTGTCAGGTTGATGTTATAGTTAGGTTATTTACTTCGCCGTATCGAAAGGTAAATGAAAAAGACAGAATATTAAGATTCATAGTACGTGATAACGGAAAAGGTATTTCACAAGAAAAACTACAAGAAATAAATGCAAAATTTACTGATTTGCATTCAATTAGAGATCCAGAAATATTAGACTCGAGTCTAGGATTTACAAATTACATTGTTAACAAACTAAGTGGAAAATTAGAGATAAAGAGCGAGGCAAATAAGTGCACAGCTATTACTTGCGATATGCCAGTACAACTTTTTAATTAA
- the murD gene encoding UDP-N-acetylmuramoyl-L-alanine--D-glutamate ligase, whose translation MIRLYSQRNKKIGVFGLSRTGLAVCKSLAGLADLIVYDDSPDSRNSFYKHNISSKNYKMINIDQPEWQVCDFIILSPGIPYYTTPHPIIKHAQKYNIPIKSDIDLLYNEYPNRKYIGITGTNGKSTTSTLIHHILTFTNGKFDLGGNIGKAVLSLRDNVEGYVLELSSFQLDLITDLKLDVAVLLNITADHIDRYHSFDQYILSKQKILSLVTKNGYALINKDCSIISNANYNTLYASKFRNTTCSLELIKKAINTDELNKSIADESINCQSQPTLVKFSSHLPQHINLTSLLLGKHNNQNIAAAFYACKILGRNEYDITSAINQFQPLPHRMQYIGKKNNIHIYNDSKATNADAASKALLSLSNIYWIAGGVAKEGGVNSIVNTLYEVKKAYLYGQSRYALAETLKGVVAFSINNTMEEAFNQAIIDAESDQSGLDKNILFAPACASFDQFKNFEDRGNQFIKISQKFITE comes from the coding sequence GTGATTAGACTATATTCACAAAGGAATAAAAAAATAGGTGTGTTTGGATTATCTCGTACCGGTTTAGCAGTTTGTAAATCTCTAGCTGGACTTGCTGATTTAATTGTTTACGATGATTCACCTGACAGTCGGAATTCTTTCTACAAACATAATATTAGTTCAAAAAATTACAAGATGATCAACATTGATCAACCAGAATGGCAAGTATGTGACTTTATTATACTAAGCCCTGGTATACCATATTATACCACACCTCATCCTATTATAAAGCATGCGCAAAAGTATAACATACCAATTAAATCAGACATAGATCTTCTATATAATGAATATCCTAATCGTAAATACATTGGTATTACTGGAACAAATGGCAAAAGTACAACCTCTACTCTTATTCATCATATTTTAACATTTACAAATGGTAAATTTGATCTTGGAGGTAATATAGGTAAAGCTGTTTTATCTTTAAGAGATAATGTAGAAGGATATGTCTTAGAGCTTTCGTCATTTCAACTAGATTTAATAACTGATCTAAAGCTAGATGTTGCAGTATTATTAAACATCACTGCTGATCATATAGATCGTTATCATTCATTTGACCAATATATACTATCTAAGCAAAAGATACTTTCTCTTGTCACAAAAAATGGTTATGCTTTAATTAATAAAGACTGTTCTATTATTTCTAACGCCAATTACAATACATTATATGCAAGCAAGTTTAGAAATACTACGTGTAGCTTAGAATTAATAAAGAAAGCTATAAACACTGATGAATTAAATAAATCTATTGCAGATGAAAGTATAAATTGTCAATCTCAGCCTACATTAGTGAAATTTTCATCTCACCTACCTCAACATATAAATTTAACTTCTTTACTATTAGGTAAGCATAATAATCAAAATATTGCTGCTGCTTTTTATGCATGTAAAATTTTAGGTAGAAATGAATATGATATTACTAGCGCTATAAATCAATTTCAACCTTTACCTCATCGTATGCAATATATAGGAAAAAAAAACAACATACATATTTATAATGATAGTAAGGCAACAAATGCAGATGCTGCTAGTAAAGCATTATTAAGCTTATCAAATATCTATTGGATAGCTGGAGGAGTTGCTAAAGAAGGAGGAGTTAATTCAATAGTAAATACTCTATATGAAGTTAAAAAAGCATATTTATATGGGCAATCTAGATATGCTCTTGCAGAAACATTAAAAGGAGTAGTTGCTTTTTCAATTAATAACACCATGGAGGAAGCATTTAATCAAGCGATAATAGATGCTGAATCTGATCAAAGTGGGCTGGATAAAAATATATTATTTGCTCCTGCTTGTGCTTCATTTGATCAGTTTAAGAACTTTGAAGATAGGGGTAATCAATTTATAAAAATATCTCAAAAATTTATAACAGAATAA
- a CDS encoding tyrosine-type recombinase/integrase, producing the protein MICKKAGIKNFRIHDLRRTLASCMGDAGASQRTIGIALNHINPNSTMHYNIPCMELVREYMSKATQIISECARSYNIYNTI; encoded by the coding sequence ATAATTTGTAAAAAGGCTGGCATAAAAAATTTCAGAATACACGATCTAAGAAGGACGTTAGCAAGTTGTATGGGGGATGCAGGCGCAAGTCAGAGGACAATTGGTATAGCATTGAATCATATTAATCCAAACTCAACAATGCATTATAATATACCTTGTATGGAGTTAGTACGAGAGTATATGTCTAAGGCTACACAAATAATTAGTGAATGTGCTAGAAGTTATAATATTTATAATACTATCTAA
- a CDS encoding tyrosine-type recombinase/integrase, with protein sequence MHSISSKFIKQVLNKINISEGEKLSIIHDPDIIGLKLKISWVVRRGRVRKTWVLEQKFKNQSLKITIGEFPYLSIKEARKIARELKTLMANGIDPRAVKRQQQIEENENRIKERERKANDITFKELCYRYIEEYAKIYTINWEEYTDRVHTYAQSLYGKKISQIRMSDIQQIFNDISKEEKYATANLFLVTLRTMFNKAKKWGLIENNPTIGIEQHKLQARERRLSYDEMGRFLEVLCRETTPLIRDFALLALYTAARKSNALEMEWDNIDFERKIWHIPKN encoded by the coding sequence ATGCATTCAATATCATCAAAGTTTATAAAGCAGGTATTAAATAAAATTAACATTTCTGAGGGAGAAAAATTATCAATTATCCACGATCCAGATATAATAGGACTTAAACTGAAAATCTCATGGGTAGTCCGTAGAGGAAGAGTAAGAAAAACATGGGTTTTAGAACAAAAATTTAAAAACCAGAGTTTAAAAATAACGATAGGGGAATTTCCATATTTATCTATTAAAGAAGCTAGAAAAATAGCAAGAGAATTAAAGACATTAATGGCGAACGGAATAGATCCAAGAGCAGTAAAACGTCAACAACAGATAGAAGAAAATGAGAATCGTATAAAAGAAAGAGAAAGAAAAGCTAACGATATTACATTCAAAGAGCTGTGTTATAGGTATATTGAAGAGTATGCCAAAATATATACTATAAACTGGGAAGAGTATACTGACAGAGTACATACTTATGCACAATCATTATATGGAAAAAAGATAAGCCAGATTCGAATGAGTGATATTCAACAAATATTCAATGATATCAGCAAAGAGGAAAAATATGCTACAGCAAATCTATTTCTAGTAACATTACGCACTATGTTTAATAAGGCAAAAAAATGGGGATTAATAGAAAACAATCCTACTATAGGAATAGAGCAGCATAAACTGCAAGCAAGAGAGAGACGTCTAAGTTACGATGAAATGGGGAGATTTTTAGAAGTATTATGCAGAGAAACAACTCCGTTGATAAGAGATTTTGCATTACTAGCGTTATATACTGCAGCTAGAAAAAGTAATGCGTTAGAGATGGAATGGGACAATATAGATTTTGAAAGAAAAATATGGCATATACCAAAAAACTAA
- a CDS encoding TraE/TraK family type IV conjugative transfer system protein has translation MNHLFKQNAIQELVKYNKCLLSVTILLAAANIIAIMAAITKEEKWLLIPALEPDRKMTVSSKNYHETYLKEWAIYVMELLFTTSPNEVERQIADMKVVFSNTESLNKFFHDHLQFVKGSNVSSVFFPKKIEVIKDGVLISGTLRYWFSDSKHIAVDKTYLLTYKRTPNYLLLLTGVKENGIKK, from the coding sequence ATGAATCATCTCTTTAAGCAAAATGCTATACAAGAGCTGGTTAAATATAATAAATGCTTACTTTCAGTAACTATATTGCTAGCTGCAGCTAATATAATTGCGATAATGGCTGCAATTACCAAAGAAGAAAAGTGGTTGTTAATTCCAGCACTGGAGCCTGATCGTAAAATGACGGTTTCATCAAAAAATTACCATGAAACCTATTTAAAGGAATGGGCAATTTATGTGATGGAACTCTTATTTACCACTTCTCCAAATGAGGTAGAAAGACAAATAGCAGACATGAAAGTGGTATTCAGTAATACTGAATCTTTAAATAAATTTTTTCATGATCACTTGCAATTTGTTAAAGGCTCAAATGTATCTTCAGTCTTTTTTCCAAAAAAGATTGAAGTGATAAAGGATGGAGTATTAATTAGTGGAACGCTTCGTTATTGGTTTAGCGATAGTAAACATATAGCTGTCGATAAGACTTACCTTTTGACTTACAAGCGAACTCCTAATTACCTTTTGTTATTGACTGGTGTTAAAGAGAATGGAATAAAAAAATGA
- the traU gene encoding conjugal transfer pilus assembly protein TraU, with translation MKELVILLAIVMSITANNCYAAAGCVGRFVNPITDVCWKCLFPITIAGFKVVSSSMPDTNASGRLICLCPKPGIPVPIPGIPVGFWEPVRLVDVTKSPMCMVSLGGLSFGTATQKGMKDEAEGSAFYHIHWYVYPVIYWLEILLDFICLEMAAVDIAYLTEFDPLWSDDAKSAILNPETLLFQNVAAYQACIADCISCSAGLLASDYAFWCAGCQGMLYPFTGTAAAHNGGVGTSVLMVSKFMAKMHRQLMLWGYYGYKGLCGKYPMPIIKKSQYRLQMTYPIPETKSCKSIGQTEAIWQAGREFPVNGEDFGYLIWRKRDCCLL, from the coding sequence GTGAAGGAACTGGTAATTTTGTTAGCGATAGTAATGTCTATAACAGCTAATAACTGTTATGCAGCTGCTGGGTGTGTTGGAAGATTTGTAAATCCTATAACAGATGTATGTTGGAAGTGCTTGTTTCCAATTACTATAGCTGGATTTAAGGTAGTAAGCAGTTCAATGCCTGATACTAATGCTTCTGGTAGACTTATATGTCTTTGTCCTAAGCCAGGGATTCCAGTGCCTATACCTGGTATTCCGGTAGGATTTTGGGAGCCAGTACGCCTTGTAGACGTTACAAAGTCACCAATGTGTATGGTAAGTCTTGGAGGTTTGTCATTTGGAACTGCTACTCAAAAAGGCATGAAAGATGAGGCTGAAGGAAGTGCTTTTTACCACATTCATTGGTATGTCTATCCCGTGATTTACTGGCTGGAAATTTTGCTTGATTTTATTTGTCTGGAAATGGCTGCAGTCGATATAGCATATTTAACAGAGTTTGATCCATTATGGAGTGACGATGCAAAATCTGCGATTTTAAATCCAGAAACGTTGTTGTTTCAAAATGTAGCTGCTTATCAAGCATGTATAGCTGATTGCATCAGTTGTAGCGCTGGTTTATTAGCAAGCGATTATGCTTTTTGGTGTGCTGGATGTCAAGGAATGCTTTACCCTTTCACTGGAACAGCTGCAGCGCATAATGGTGGAGTTGGAACATCTGTATTAATGGTAAGTAAGTTTATGGCTAAGATGCATAGGCAACTGATGTTATGGGGATATTATGGTTATAAAGGCCTATGTGGTAAGTATCCAATGCCTATTATCAAGAAAAGTCAGTATCGACTACAAATGACTTATCCAATTCCAGAAACAAAATCCTGCAAGAGCATAGGTCAAACAGAAGCTATATGGCAAGCTGGTAGAGAATTTCCAGTTAATGGTGAAGATTTCGGTTACTTGATTTGGCGAAAAAGAGATTGCTGTTTGCTTTGA
- a CDS encoding sensor histidine kinase yields MENNNIYLIQYIRHIVNNCNKTKRNIVELVEYKQDAVAKITDTLSLLDKLIDHPNDTICVFRKTIESTNLELAKFSLRTMLNGTIAAIRVIDEDKKIELREKIGNDIYDIITGDRFRIRAVLTQLVGSAIMHSTNSKVRVSIDFLPPKNEQSNSKDRILKFVVHSVGAGISKNKLQEMNSELKNPHLIKHQALDSGLEFIKHLTYEMKGSIKIDSKEGHYTKFLVSIPIQISNLNSQH; encoded by the coding sequence ATGGAAAATAACAATATATATTTGATTCAATATATTAGGCATATAGTAAATAACTGCAATAAAACAAAGCGGAATATAGTAGAACTAGTAGAATATAAGCAAGATGCAGTAGCAAAAATAACAGATACATTAAGCTTACTTGATAAACTAATAGATCATCCGAATGATACAATTTGTGTATTTAGAAAAACCATAGAATCAACGAATTTAGAACTAGCAAAATTTAGCCTACGAACAATGCTAAATGGTACTATTGCAGCAATCAGAGTAATTGATGAAGATAAAAAGATAGAGCTAAGGGAAAAAATAGGAAATGACATATACGATATTATTACTGGAGATAGGTTTCGAATAAGAGCTGTACTCACTCAGTTAGTTGGTAGTGCTATTATGCATAGTACAAATAGCAAAGTTAGAGTTAGCATTGATTTTTTGCCTCCTAAAAATGAACAATCGAATTCAAAAGATAGAATATTGAAATTTGTAGTGCATAGCGTAGGAGCTGGCATTTCAAAAAACAAATTACAAGAGATGAACTCTGAATTAAAAAATCCACACTTAATTAAGCATCAAGCATTAGATTCAGGGTTAGAATTTATCAAACATCTTACATATGAAATGAAAGGAAGCATTAAGATAGACAGTAAAGAAGGGCATTATACAAAGTTTTTAGTCAGCATTCCGATACAAATTAGTAATTTAAATTCACAACATTAG
- a CDS encoding FtsW/RodA/SpoVE family cell cycle protein yields the protein MNYNSTEKFRILWRWWKSIDQYTVFLLCILSALSLMLVTTSGAAVANRIGVPQSYFASKHIFYVVLAVGTTFVVSFLNKTTIKRLAILGFILNIILLIFIKFYGNPIKGAKRWINIGGISLQPSEFIKPFFLVITGWLLSAIQSNEIRFIVTIILYLIVALLLITQPDFGMLITISVAFGIQLFIAGIPLLWLLILVCISIAGTAGAYSLLPHVKRRINSFLDPANSENYQVMKSLQAFKNGGLYGKGPGEGLVKHMLPDSHTDFIFAVAGEELGAIVCLIIVAIFTFIVIYGFVKLLFEEDNYTIFVSSGILSQFGFQAIVNMCVSTNLLPTKGMTLPFISYGGSSSVAVAIGVGILLALTRHKTDLSKYKLKI from the coding sequence ATGAACTATAATTCGACTGAAAAGTTTAGAATATTATGGCGCTGGTGGAAAAGTATAGATCAATACACAGTATTTTTATTATGTATTTTATCTGCTTTAAGCCTAATGCTAGTAACAACATCTGGCGCTGCAGTAGCAAATAGAATAGGAGTGCCACAGTCGTATTTTGCTAGCAAGCATATATTTTATGTTGTACTAGCAGTAGGTACAACATTTGTTGTATCGTTTCTCAATAAAACTACAATAAAGCGTTTAGCTATTTTAGGATTTATTCTAAATATTATATTATTAATATTTATTAAATTTTATGGTAATCCTATTAAGGGAGCTAAAAGGTGGATTAATATTGGAGGAATATCATTGCAACCTTCTGAATTTATAAAACCATTTTTTTTAGTGATTACTGGATGGCTTCTTTCAGCTATTCAAAGCAATGAAATTCGCTTTATTGTTACTATTATCTTATATTTAATAGTAGCATTACTGCTAATTACTCAGCCTGATTTTGGTATGTTAATAACAATTTCGGTTGCATTTGGAATACAATTATTTATAGCAGGTATACCGTTACTATGGCTCTTGATTTTGGTATGTATATCAATTGCCGGAACAGCAGGAGCATATTCATTATTACCGCATGTCAAGAGAAGAATTAATAGTTTTTTGGATCCAGCCAATAGCGAAAATTACCAAGTCATGAAGTCTTTACAAGCATTTAAAAATGGAGGACTATATGGCAAAGGGCCAGGAGAAGGTTTAGTCAAGCACATGTTACCTGATTCTCATACTGACTTTATTTTTGCTGTTGCTGGTGAAGAGTTAGGAGCTATAGTTTGTTTAATAATTGTAGCAATTTTTACTTTTATTGTTATATATGGATTTGTCAAATTACTATTTGAAGAAGATAATTATACAATTTTTGTATCCTCAGGTATACTTTCACAGTTTGGATTTCAGGCTATAGTTAATATGTGTGTTAGTACTAACCTGCTTCCAACTAAAGGCATGACTTTACCATTTATTAGTTACGGTGGATCTTCTAGTGTTGCAGTAGCGATAGGAGTTGGAATATTACTTGCTCTTACAAGGCATAAAACTGATCTTAGTAAATATAAACTCAAGATATAA
- a CDS encoding reverse transcriptase — translation MYDVLPKRLNNYGLNINEAKSQMIKSGRDNAANLAKQGKKIASYNFLVLIFHI, via the coding sequence ATGTATGATGTTTTGCCTAAAAGGTTAAATAATTATGGGCTAAATATCAATGAAGCTAAATCACAAATGATTAAATCTGGTAGAGACAATGCTGCAAATTTAGCCAAACAAGGCAAGAAGATTGCAAGTTATAATTTTCTTGTCCTTATTTTCCATATTTAA
- the lipB gene encoding lipoyl(octanoyl) transferase LipB produces MVEWIEIHYPIEYGEAYKMMKSRLTGILNGTASEAVFILEHQDVYTSGISAKNDELLNCYDIPVHHTDRGGKFTYHGPGQIIIYPVINLAANGRVKDIRNYVNNLASLVINSLKFFNITGITVQDTIGVWIDSEFGRKKIASIGVRIHKWITYHGVAINVCPDLKKFKGIIPCGDRETIVTSISELLDQKIDLDYYKAILKQEFYKIF; encoded by the coding sequence ATGGTAGAGTGGATAGAAATTCATTATCCTATCGAATATGGCGAAGCTTATAAAATGATGAAATCAAGATTAACAGGAATACTAAACGGTACTGCTTCAGAAGCTGTATTTATTCTTGAGCATCAAGATGTTTATACTTCTGGAATTAGCGCTAAGAATGATGAATTATTAAATTGCTATGATATTCCAGTACATCATACTGATCGAGGAGGAAAGTTTACTTATCATGGTCCTGGGCAAATTATAATATATCCTGTTATCAATTTAGCAGCTAACGGAAGGGTAAAAGATATTAGAAATTATGTAAACAATCTTGCTTCTCTTGTTATTAATTCTCTAAAGTTCTTTAATATTACAGGTATAACTGTTCAAGATACTATTGGGGTTTGGATAGATAGTGAGTTTGGTAGAAAAAAAATAGCATCAATAGGAGTGCGAATACATAAGTGGATCACTTATCACGGAGTAGCTATTAATGTATGTCCAGATTTAAAAAAGTTTAAAGGAATAATTCCGTGTGGAGACCGTGAGACTATTGTAACTTCAATTAGTGAATTACTTGATCAAAAGATAGATCTAGATTACTATAAAGCTATATTAAAGCAAGAATTTTATAAGATATTTTAG
- the trbC gene encoding type-F conjugative transfer system pilin assembly protein TrbC, translating to MVIRVMMLMVLLFVNNANAFFLDKQKTFIFVSFSMSDEALKSYFADSQKAGARLVMRGLINNSFTQTKNKTMELGISFNIDPSLFEQYKIDVVPVIVIDDEKRGLTKKLTGHIPLAIALEIMNENTP from the coding sequence ATGGTTATACGAGTAATGATGTTGATGGTTTTATTATTTGTTAATAATGCTAATGCTTTTTTTTTGGACAAGCAAAAAACTTTTATTTTTGTCTCATTTTCAATGAGTGATGAGGCTTTAAAAAGCTATTTTGCTGATTCTCAAAAGGCTGGAGCTCGATTAGTTATGCGTGGGTTAATTAATAACTCATTTACACAAACAAAGAATAAAACTATGGAGCTTGGTATTAGCTTCAATATAGATCCTAGCTTGTTTGAACAATATAAAATTGATGTTGTACCTGTGATAGTAATAGATGATGAAAAAAGAGGATTAACCAAGAAATTAACTGGGCACATTCCTTTAGCAATAGCATTAGAAATTATGAATGAGAATACTCCATGA